Proteins encoded by one window of Chroogloeocystis siderophila 5.2 s.c.1:
- a CDS encoding rhodanese-like domain-containing protein, with protein sequence MTSQFRQPIAQISVEALEQRLHNESVSALQLIDVREPEEVAIAAIAGFEVLPLSQFASWADTILVRFDPDIETLVMCHHGIRSAQMCQWLQQQGFTNVKNIAGGIDAYSLAVNPAIPRY encoded by the coding sequence ATGACATCCCAATTTCGTCAACCAATCGCGCAAATTAGCGTTGAAGCACTTGAGCAACGCTTGCATAATGAATCTGTATCGGCGTTACAGCTAATCGATGTCCGCGAACCTGAGGAGGTGGCGATCGCGGCGATCGCCGGTTTTGAGGTATTACCTCTCAGTCAATTTGCCTCCTGGGCGGATACCATACTTGTGCGGTTTGACCCTGATATTGAAACACTCGTGATGTGTCATCATGGCATTCGTTCGGCTCAGATGTGCCAATGGTTGCAGCAGCAAGGATTTACGAACGTGAAAAATATTGCTGGAGGCATTGATGCGTATTCATTGGCAGTGAATCCGGCGATTCCTCGGTATTGA
- a CDS encoding cobalamin-binding protein yields MSDQIRIVSLIPSATEIVAALGLGDAIVGRSHECDYPPEIKDRPVCTAARLNSAAPSQEIHQNVNKILQSALSIYEVKLDVLEALKPTHIITQDQCDVCAVSLEDVEAAVAQLTQSQPQIISLQPNTLSDVWHDIERVANALGVRSRELLEDLEARVKICQQKTTHLSIEELPTVACIEWTDPLMTAANWIPELVTQAGGQPVLSVSGQSSPIITWDTLVATNPKTIIFMLCGFDLQRTRTEAIALTKHPEWKKLHAVQHQRVYITDGNAYFNRPGPRLVDSLEILAEIVHPEIFDYGYKGTGWEPLY; encoded by the coding sequence ATGAGTGATCAAATACGAATAGTCTCTCTTATACCAAGTGCAACTGAAATTGTAGCTGCACTAGGATTAGGAGATGCAATTGTTGGGCGATCGCACGAATGTGACTATCCTCCAGAAATCAAAGATCGTCCCGTATGCACCGCAGCGCGACTCAATTCAGCAGCGCCGAGTCAAGAAATTCACCAAAACGTCAATAAGATCCTACAGTCAGCGCTGAGCATTTACGAAGTTAAACTAGATGTTTTAGAAGCACTGAAGCCAACGCACATTATTACTCAAGACCAATGCGATGTTTGCGCCGTGAGTCTCGAAGATGTAGAAGCAGCGGTAGCACAACTGACGCAGAGTCAACCGCAGATTATTTCGTTGCAGCCGAATACTTTATCAGATGTTTGGCACGATATTGAACGTGTTGCAAATGCATTAGGAGTGCGATCACGAGAATTACTCGAAGATCTCGAAGCGCGGGTCAAAATTTGCCAGCAGAAAACGACACACCTGTCGATTGAGGAACTCCCCACCGTCGCTTGTATTGAGTGGACAGATCCGCTGATGACTGCGGCGAACTGGATTCCTGAACTTGTGACGCAAGCCGGAGGACAACCCGTTTTAAGTGTCAGTGGTCAATCTTCGCCAATCATTACTTGGGATACGCTGGTTGCGACTAACCCTAAGACGATCATCTTTATGCTGTGTGGTTTTGATTTACAGCGTACCCGCACTGAAGCGATCGCATTAACAAAGCATCCCGAATGGAAAAAACTTCATGCGGTACAGCATCAAAGAGTTTACATCACAGACGGTAACGCTTATTTCAATCGTCCAGGACCCCGCCTCGTTGATTCTCTAGAGATTTTAGCAGAAATTGTGCATCCAGAAATTTTTGATTACGGCTACAAAGGAACTGGCTGGGAACCCTTGTACTAG
- a CDS encoding ATP-binding protein, which yields MTPEPLKIVLIVDATNQHQIRAFLQQLNHNEIELLSVVIEESDSCLALPQEVDIIVLVVSTLDSHAFTLVNQVRHAYALPLVVIGNTQDQTIICEVFRRGVQEYLNQDQVTASRLLQTLQSAYARWQWFKQHNAVLQCCCSSVDKHATLNNTLAQSLKTHFAANTFSTFHQIVAQANDAIAIIDLQGYYIEQNLMHRLLLGYSDAELAGKTPAIHFGDQVFRAIYQELVQNDYCYREVISRTKDGKLLHVELKAFTVRDFQNQPICYVGIKKDITERKLVSSILTQRDRLLEGVAAATNQLLTTKDFTEAMCLALATLGEAVKVNRVYIFENHIHPHTGEPLMSQRFEWTDSTVTPEINNPKLQNLAYMDFFPRWYQTLAAGKLVRGLVKDFPESEKKILEPQDIISILIVPIFIEEKFWGFIGFDECRYQRQWTEAEESILIAVAGSIGGAIVRRRTEDALSKSEIRNRALLDAIPDVMFRISKDGDLLDFNGSRNFDLYVPESDLLGKKLTDFLPQTVSRKIMSSIKQALTCREMQLIEYQLPISGKIHDYEARIVVCGEDEVVSIVRDISDRKRGEIELRKSKEAIEFVSKAKSEFLATMSHELRTPLNAILGLSQILHQEIFGALNAKQKEYINCIYGSGEHLLTLINDILDLSKVEAGKEELTLALIQVHELCESCLSIVGDRALKKGLQLMREIDPQATCCFADERRVKQMLLNLLTNAIKFTPAGKVTLRVQKVPQGITFTVSDTGIGIAPEHIQLLFQPFKQLDSRCNRQYEGTGLGLALTRKLARLHGGNVTVKSTLGKGSDFTLLLPDYPQYALPAEDCNNDQNQQVSSFFNYSPRILIGDNNHNSLILGYLKAIGYEVKQVKTQDFLSQVRDFKPRLILLDSQLSDCVIITLVQHLQQDPQLQTIPVVIMTETIEACDCFLAAGVKECLSKPIGIAQLESLLMRYLN from the coding sequence ATGACTCCAGAACCGCTAAAAATTGTATTGATCGTAGATGCAACTAATCAGCATCAAATTCGAGCTTTTTTACAGCAACTCAATCATAACGAAATTGAGCTTCTATCTGTTGTCATCGAAGAAAGCGATTCATGCCTTGCGTTGCCTCAAGAAGTAGATATTATCGTACTTGTTGTGTCAACGCTTGATTCTCACGCGTTCACGTTAGTTAACCAAGTACGCCACGCTTACGCCCTCCCCCTGGTTGTCATCGGCAATACGCAAGATCAAACAATAATTTGCGAAGTCTTTCGTAGGGGAGTGCAAGAATACCTCAACCAAGATCAGGTTACTGCTAGCAGACTGTTGCAAACACTACAATCTGCCTATGCCCGCTGGCAGTGGTTTAAACAACATAACGCGGTGCTACAATGTTGCTGTAGTTCGGTAGATAAGCACGCGACGCTTAACAATACACTCGCTCAAAGCTTAAAAACACATTTCGCTGCGAATACTTTTAGCACTTTCCACCAAATTGTTGCCCAGGCAAATGATGCGATCGCGATTATCGATCTACAAGGCTATTACATCGAACAAAATCTGATGCATCGCCTGTTACTCGGCTACTCCGATGCTGAACTGGCTGGCAAAACGCCAGCAATTCACTTTGGCGATCAAGTCTTTAGGGCAATTTATCAAGAACTCGTTCAAAATGATTATTGTTACCGCGAGGTAATCAGTCGAACGAAAGATGGAAAGCTTTTACATGTCGAACTCAAAGCTTTCACAGTACGAGATTTCCAGAATCAACCGATTTGCTACGTTGGAATTAAAAAAGATATTACAGAACGCAAGCTAGTCTCGTCAATCCTTACACAGCGCGATCGCTTGTTGGAAGGCGTAGCAGCAGCGACAAATCAATTACTCACGACCAAAGATTTTACTGAGGCGATGTGTTTGGCGCTTGCTACTTTAGGTGAAGCCGTTAAGGTCAATCGAGTTTATATCTTTGAAAATCATATTCATCCGCATACGGGTGAACCGTTGATGAGTCAACGCTTTGAATGGACGGATAGTACAGTCACACCAGAGATCAATAATCCCAAATTACAAAATCTTGCTTACATGGATTTCTTTCCGCGTTGGTATCAGACTTTAGCTGCGGGTAAACTTGTGCGCGGACTTGTGAAAGATTTTCCCGAAAGTGAAAAGAAAATTCTTGAACCGCAAGATATTATTTCTATATTAATTGTGCCTATCTTTATTGAAGAAAAATTTTGGGGCTTCATCGGGTTTGATGAATGTCGCTATCAACGACAATGGACTGAAGCAGAAGAATCTATTTTAATTGCGGTAGCAGGAAGCATTGGTGGCGCGATTGTCCGCAGGCGCACCGAAGACGCACTCAGTAAAAGCGAAATTAGGAATCGCGCGCTTTTAGATGCAATACCAGATGTCATGTTTCGGATTAGCAAAGATGGCGATCTACTCGATTTTAACGGCTCAAGAAATTTTGATTTGTATGTGCCAGAAAGCGATTTGTTGGGGAAGAAATTGACCGATTTTTTACCGCAAACTGTGAGTAGAAAAATAATGTCAAGCATTAAGCAAGCGCTTACATGTAGAGAAATGCAACTGATTGAGTATCAACTCCCGATTAGCGGCAAAATTCACGATTACGAAGCGCGCATAGTAGTTTGTGGCGAAGATGAAGTCGTTAGTATTGTGCGCGACATTAGCGATCGCAAACGCGGAGAAATTGAACTACGCAAAAGCAAAGAAGCGATTGAATTTGTTAGTAAGGCTAAAAGTGAATTTTTAGCAACAATGAGTCATGAATTGCGGACACCTTTAAATGCAATTCTTGGTTTATCGCAAATTCTGCATCAAGAAATTTTTGGCGCGTTGAATGCCAAGCAGAAAGAATATATAAATTGCATCTATGGCAGTGGCGAACACCTACTGACCCTAATTAATGATATTCTCGATCTTTCTAAAGTCGAGGCGGGAAAAGAGGAACTAACACTTGCGTTGATTCAAGTGCATGAACTATGCGAGTCGTGCTTATCGATTGTAGGCGATCGCGCACTCAAAAAAGGCTTACAACTGATGCGTGAAATTGACCCGCAAGCAACTTGCTGTTTTGCTGATGAACGACGTGTCAAGCAAATGTTACTTAACTTATTAACAAATGCGATTAAGTTTACCCCAGCGGGGAAAGTCACGCTGCGAGTTCAAAAAGTTCCTCAAGGCATCACATTTACAGTTTCTGATACCGGAATTGGCATCGCCCCAGAACACATACAGCTTTTATTTCAACCGTTTAAACAGCTAGATAGTCGCTGCAATCGTCAATATGAAGGAACTGGATTAGGTTTAGCCTTGACACGCAAGTTAGCACGTCTGCATGGTGGAAATGTCACAGTCAAATCGACCTTGGGTAAAGGCAGCGACTTTACTCTCTTGTTACCCGATTATCCGCAATACGCACTACCTGCCGAAGATTGTAACAATGACCAAAATCAACAGGTTAGCAGTTTTTTCAACTATTCACCGCGAATTCTGATCGGCGATAATAATCATAATAGCTTGATTCTTGGTTATCTGAAGGCGATTGGTTATGAAGTCAAGCAAGTGAAAACACAGGACTTTTTGAGCCAAGTACGCGATTTCAAGCCGCGATTGATTTTACTCGACTCGCAGTTATCAGATTGTGTCATCATAACACTTGTACAGCACCTTCAACAAGATCCACAGTTGCAAACGATTCCTGTCGTCATTATGACTGAAACAATCGAAGCGTGCGATTGCTTCCTCGCGGCTGGTGTTAAAGAGTGTTTAAGTAAGCCGATTGGCATTGCGCAATTAGAATCGCTATTGATGCGTTATTTAAATTAA
- the hrcA gene encoding heat-inducible transcriptional repressor HrcA — protein MQVQLNARQQHILWATVRHYIATAEPVGSKALVEEYNLGVSSATIRNTMGVLEKVGLLYQPHISAGRVPSDSGYRIYVDQLISPSEILAKQVEQVFHERLKWEDWSIEALLQGAAQILATVSGCITLITMPQTTTTQLRHLQLVQLETGKAMLIVVTDSYETHSAVMELPAPQDAPLDAEAVERELQILSNFLNTHLRGRSLSEIANLNWNQLDREFQRYGDVLKSFLGELSRRKLPAGTQIMIRGVSEVLRQPEFAELQQVQTIIHLLEEEQHQLWPLIFEEREGEYGKHRVSVRIGSENPLQPIRMCTLISSTYRRGEVPVGSVGVLGPTRMDYETAIAVVEAAADYLSEALS, from the coding sequence ATGCAAGTGCAGCTTAATGCTCGGCAACAGCATATTCTCTGGGCAACAGTGCGCCACTACATTGCTACTGCCGAACCTGTTGGGTCCAAAGCATTGGTGGAAGAATATAACCTTGGTGTTAGCTCAGCAACAATTCGTAACACAATGGGTGTGTTGGAAAAAGTAGGACTACTTTACCAACCGCATATCTCTGCTGGTCGCGTCCCGTCAGATTCTGGTTACCGGATTTATGTTGACCAGCTCATATCACCATCAGAAATTTTAGCAAAGCAAGTCGAGCAGGTCTTTCACGAACGGCTCAAGTGGGAAGATTGGAGTATCGAAGCGTTGTTACAAGGCGCAGCGCAAATTCTCGCTACGGTCAGCGGCTGCATTACTCTAATTACAATGCCGCAAACGACTACAACGCAACTACGGCATTTGCAACTCGTGCAGCTAGAAACAGGAAAAGCAATGCTGATCGTTGTAACAGATTCTTACGAGACACATTCAGCAGTGATGGAACTTCCCGCGCCTCAAGATGCGCCGCTTGACGCAGAAGCTGTAGAACGCGAATTACAGATATTATCAAACTTTTTGAACACGCATTTGCGCGGGCGATCGCTCTCAGAAATTGCCAATTTAAATTGGAATCAATTAGACCGCGAATTTCAACGCTATGGTGATGTTCTCAAAAGCTTTTTGGGAGAATTAAGCCGCCGTAAACTTCCAGCAGGAACACAAATTATGATTCGAGGTGTTTCTGAGGTGTTGCGTCAACCTGAATTTGCCGAATTACAGCAGGTACAAACGATTATTCATTTACTTGAAGAAGAACAACATCAACTGTGGCCTTTGATTTTTGAGGAACGCGAAGGAGAATATGGCAAGCATCGCGTCAGTGTCCGCATTGGTTCAGAAAACCCGCTACAACCGATTCGGATGTGTACGCTGATTTCATCAACGTATCGGCGTGGGGAAGTTCCTGTCGGTAGTGTAGGTGTGTTAGGACCAACACGCATGGATTATGAAACCGCGATCGCAGTTGTTGAAGCTGCGGCTGATTATCTCTCTGAAGCTTTAAGTTAG
- a CDS encoding DUF2834 domain-containing protein, with the protein MMRKLGFGALWLGLAVYAFFLAPPNQPNTFELIKNLSLGEIDGINPLIVALFYIMGVWPMIYSCLLFFDGRTQRIPAAPFAALSFAVGAFALLPYLALREPSTAFPGQKNAFLKLLDWRWTGIALTIAAVLIVTYGLSNGDWGDFINQWRTSRFIHVMSLDFCLLCLLFPALLGDDMVRRGLQNSQLYWVAALLPLFGPLIYLCVRPPLAAALTMEANI; encoded by the coding sequence ATGATGAGAAAACTTGGCTTTGGCGCACTTTGGCTAGGATTAGCAGTTTATGCCTTTTTCTTAGCACCACCAAATCAACCGAATACGTTTGAACTGATTAAAAATCTTTCTCTCGGCGAAATCGATGGCATTAACCCGTTGATTGTTGCGCTATTTTACATTATGGGTGTTTGGCCGATGATTTATAGTTGTCTGCTATTTTTTGATGGTCGGACGCAAAGAATTCCGGCTGCACCGTTTGCGGCGCTTTCGTTTGCGGTTGGTGCATTTGCGCTGTTGCCCTACTTGGCTTTACGCGAACCGAGTACAGCGTTTCCAGGACAAAAAAATGCTTTTCTCAAACTATTAGATTGGCGCTGGACGGGAATCGCCTTGACGATCGCCGCCGTTTTAATCGTTACCTATGGCTTAAGTAATGGCGATTGGGGAGACTTTATCAATCAGTGGCGCACAAGTCGCTTTATTCACGTCATGAGTTTAGATTTTTGTTTATTGTGCTTGTTGTTTCCTGCGTTGTTAGGCGATGATATGGTACGTCGCGGTTTGCAAAATTCGCAACTCTACTGGGTAGCAGCACTTCTACCGCTGTTTGGTCCATTAATCTATCTATGCGTGCGCCCGCCTTTAGCAGCGGCTTTGACTATGGAAGCAAACATCTAG